Proteins from one Amycolatopsis endophytica genomic window:
- a CDS encoding nitrite/sulfite reductase — protein MASPTRDNSAARTPRARQRRGEGQWALGYREPLNPNERSKKDDHPLNVRPRIENIYAHGGFDSIDPGDLRGRFRWYGLYTQRKPGIDGGRTATLEPEELDDEYFMLRVRIDGGALTTEQLALIGEISQTYARDTADITDRQNIQYHWIRIEDMPVIWEKLEAAGLTTMTACGDSPRVILNSPVAGIAEDEVIDGTPAVDDIKRNYLGRQEYANLPRKFKTAVSGLPDVTHEIHDVAFVGVHHPEHGPGFDVWVGGGLSTNPMFGRRLGAWVPRDEVHEVWAGVVGVFRDYGYRRLRSRARIKFLVKDWGPEKFREILESEYLQRKMIDGPAPEVPAVQHDHVGVHRQKDGRFYVGAAPVGGRVSGSTLVKVAKAAERAGSNRVRLTPLQKLLVLDVAEEDVPGLQAELAELDLPTRPSPWRRGVMACTGIEFCKLAIVETKQRARDLVTALEQRLADIQDQVENPVTVHINGCPNSCARIQTADIGLKGQIVTDDDGNQVEGFQVHLGGGLGLDTGFGRKLRGHKVTGDELIGYVERVVRNYLSQREDGERFAQWAARADEADLR, from the coding sequence ATGGCTTCGCCGACGCGCGACAACTCTGCCGCCCGTACCCCGCGCGCCCGGCAGCGCCGTGGTGAGGGCCAGTGGGCCCTCGGCTACCGCGAGCCGCTGAACCCGAACGAGCGCTCGAAGAAGGACGACCACCCGCTCAACGTTCGGCCGCGCATCGAAAACATCTACGCCCACGGCGGCTTCGACTCGATCGACCCCGGCGATTTGCGTGGCCGGTTCCGCTGGTACGGCCTCTACACGCAGCGCAAGCCCGGGATCGACGGCGGCCGCACGGCGACGCTGGAGCCGGAGGAGCTGGACGACGAGTACTTCATGCTCCGCGTCCGCATCGACGGCGGTGCACTGACCACCGAGCAGCTCGCGCTGATCGGGGAGATCTCGCAGACCTACGCGCGGGACACCGCCGACATCACCGACCGGCAGAACATCCAGTACCACTGGATCCGCATCGAGGACATGCCGGTCATCTGGGAGAAGCTGGAGGCCGCGGGACTGACCACGATGACCGCGTGCGGCGACAGCCCGCGCGTCATCCTCAACTCGCCGGTCGCCGGGATCGCCGAGGACGAGGTCATCGACGGCACCCCCGCTGTCGACGACATCAAGCGGAACTACCTGGGCAGGCAGGAGTACGCGAACCTGCCGCGCAAGTTCAAGACGGCGGTGTCCGGGCTCCCCGACGTCACCCACGAGATCCACGACGTGGCCTTCGTCGGCGTGCACCATCCCGAGCACGGGCCCGGTTTCGACGTGTGGGTCGGCGGTGGCCTCTCGACCAACCCGATGTTCGGCCGGCGGCTGGGGGCGTGGGTGCCGCGTGACGAGGTGCACGAGGTGTGGGCCGGCGTGGTCGGTGTGTTCCGCGACTACGGCTACCGGCGCCTGCGTTCGCGGGCGCGGATCAAGTTCCTGGTCAAGGACTGGGGTCCAGAAAAGTTCCGTGAAATTCTCGAATCGGAGTACCTGCAGCGGAAGATGATCGACGGCCCCGCGCCCGAGGTGCCCGCCGTGCAGCACGACCACGTGGGCGTGCACCGGCAGAAGGACGGCAGGTTCTACGTCGGAGCCGCGCCGGTCGGCGGCCGCGTGTCCGGTTCCACGCTGGTCAAGGTCGCGAAGGCCGCCGAGCGCGCCGGGTCGAACCGGGTGCGGCTGACCCCGCTGCAGAAGCTGCTCGTGCTGGACGTGGCCGAGGAGGACGTGCCCGGTCTGCAGGCGGAACTGGCCGAACTGGACCTGCCGACGCGGCCGAGCCCGTGGCGGCGCGGCGTGATGGCCTGCACCGGCATCGAGTTCTGCAAGCTCGCGATCGTGGAGACCAAGCAGCGCGCCAGGGACCTGGTGACCGCGCTGGAGCAGCGGCTGGCCGACATCCAGGACCAGGTGGAGAACCCGGTCACCGTGCACATCAACGGCTGCCCGAACTCCTGCGCCCGCATCCAGACCGCCGACATCGGCCTCAAGGGCCAGATCGTGACCGACGACGACGGCAACCAGGTCGAGGGTTTCCAGGTACACCTGGGCGGCGGGCTCGGACTGGACACCGGGTTCGGCCGCAAGCTGCGTGGCCACAAGGTCACCGGCGACGAGCTGATCGGCTACGTCGAGCGGGTCGTGCGCAACTACCTGTCCCAGCGCGAGGACGGCGAGCGCTTCGCCCAGTGGGCGGCCCGCGCGGACGAGGCCGATCTCCGATGA
- a CDS encoding Insertion element protein, which translates to MTERATPFHCPYCGDEDLRPEENSAWLCGACRRVFTVKFIGLRFPEGASK; encoded by the coding sequence ATGACCGAACGGGCGACCCCGTTCCACTGCCCGTACTGCGGGGACGAGGATCTCCGCCCCGAGGAGAACTCGGCTTGGCTGTGCGGCGCGTGCCGCCGCGTGTTCACCGTCAAGTTCATCGGGCTGCGCTTTCCGGAAGGAGCGAGCAAGTGA
- a CDS encoding phosphoadenylyl-sulfate reductase yields MTTATRTTEELKALAEKASAELADASALEALRWTAETFGDDFIVASNMQDAVLIDLATKVKSDVDILFLETGYHFAETIGTRDAVATVYPDVRIVNAAAEQTVAQQDAEYGPKLHDRDPTLCCNLRKVVPLRKTLANYSAWVTGVRRVDAPTRANTPIVTWDDRNGLVKINPIAPWTDDEFNAYIDDHGILQNPLVGEGYLSIGCAPCTAKVAPGADPRSGRWAGKSKTECGLHA; encoded by the coding sequence GTGACCACCGCGACGAGGACCACCGAGGAACTGAAGGCACTGGCGGAGAAGGCGTCCGCCGAACTGGCCGACGCGAGCGCGCTGGAAGCCCTGCGCTGGACCGCGGAGACCTTCGGCGACGACTTCATCGTCGCCTCCAACATGCAGGACGCGGTGCTCATCGACCTCGCCACGAAGGTGAAGTCCGATGTGGACATCCTGTTCCTGGAGACCGGCTACCACTTCGCCGAGACGATCGGCACCCGGGACGCGGTCGCGACCGTGTACCCGGACGTGAGGATCGTCAACGCCGCCGCGGAGCAGACGGTCGCGCAGCAGGACGCCGAGTACGGCCCCAAGCTGCACGACCGGGACCCGACGCTGTGCTGCAACCTGCGCAAGGTGGTGCCGCTGCGGAAAACGCTGGCGAACTACTCCGCATGGGTCACCGGGGTGCGCCGGGTGGACGCCCCGACGCGGGCGAACACGCCGATCGTCACCTGGGACGACCGCAACGGCCTGGTGAAGATCAACCCGATCGCGCCGTGGACCGACGACGAGTTCAACGCCTACATCGACGACCACGGCATCCTGCAGAACCCGCTGGTGGGCGAGGGATACCTGTCGATCGGCTGCGCGCCGTGCACCGCGAAGGTGGCGCCGGGCGCCGATCCGCGCAGCGGCCGCTGGGCCGGCAAGTCCAAGACCGAGTGCGGCCTGCACGCGTAG
- the cysD gene encoding sulfate adenylyltransferase subunit CysD has protein sequence MTTLEQVAADAATDNLAALESEAIHIFREVAGEFDRPVILFSGGKDSTLLLHLAIKAFWPAPVPFPLLHVDTGHNFDEVIAFRDHVVEKYGLRLIVASVQDWIDDGRLTERPDGTRNPLQTQPLLGAIEENKFDAVFGGGRRDEERARAKERIFSLRNAFGQWDPRRQRPELWNLYNGRHRPGEHVRVFPLSNWTEADVWNYIAREKVELPSIYYAHQRPVYKRDGMWLTEGPWGGPRDGEEVRELTVRYRTVGDGSCTGAVESTASTVDEVIAEVMASRLTERGATRADDRLSEAAMEDRKREGYF, from the coding sequence ATGACGACGCTGGAACAAGTCGCGGCCGACGCGGCGACCGACAACCTCGCGGCACTGGAGTCCGAGGCCATCCACATCTTCCGTGAGGTGGCGGGTGAGTTCGACCGGCCGGTGATCCTGTTCTCCGGCGGAAAGGACTCGACCCTGCTGCTGCACCTGGCGATCAAGGCGTTCTGGCCGGCGCCGGTGCCGTTCCCGCTGCTGCACGTCGACACCGGGCACAACTTCGACGAGGTCATCGCATTCCGCGACCACGTCGTGGAGAAGTACGGCCTGCGCCTGATCGTGGCCAGCGTGCAGGACTGGATCGACGACGGCCGCCTCACCGAGCGTCCCGACGGCACCCGCAATCCGCTGCAGACGCAGCCGCTGCTGGGGGCGATCGAGGAGAACAAGTTCGACGCCGTGTTCGGCGGCGGGCGCCGCGACGAGGAGCGCGCGCGGGCCAAGGAACGGATCTTCAGCCTGCGCAACGCGTTCGGTCAGTGGGATCCGCGGCGCCAGCGTCCCGAATTGTGGAACCTCTACAACGGAAGGCACCGTCCGGGGGAACATGTGCGGGTGTTCCCGCTCTCCAACTGGACCGAAGCCGATGTGTGGAACTACATCGCGCGCGAGAAGGTGGAGCTGCCCTCGATCTACTACGCCCACCAGCGCCCGGTCTACAAGCGCGACGGCATGTGGCTGACCGAGGGACCGTGGGGCGGTCCGCGAGACGGCGAGGAGGTCAGGGAGCTGACGGTGCGCTACCGCACGGTCGGCGACGGCTCCTGCACCGGCGCAGTCGAGTCGACGGCCTCGACCGTCGACGAGGTGATCGCCGAGGTGATGGCGAGCAGGCTCACCGAGCGCGGCGCCACCCGTGCCGACGACCGGTTGTCCGAGGCCGCCATGGAGGACCGCAAGCGGGAGGGGTACTTCTGA